The genomic interval ATTGAAATTCTCAGAACGTAATCTCCACCGGGTCTGCGGTAAAGGAATAAATCGCTGCTGCGGCTTGCGTAAAGTACAGAACCTCACAAAGCCCGTCATCGCACTTGTACATATTTCTTAAACTTGGATTGGCTTCGAACATCGCTTCACGTGCTTCAGGGCGCGGATCAACGGCAACTTCCCCGACGAGACGGATCCATTTGTCTCCAACCATTCCGGAAATTTCAACTTTCGGGTTCTTAAGCAATTGTGCAAAGACATTTTTCTGATTATTGGTGCAAATGTACGTTTTCCCGTCATACTCTGCGACGGCGCCGAATGGACGGACATGCGGCTGATCACCGTCTACTGTAGCAAGGTAAAATGTCTTGGCGTCAGCCAGAAACTGGGCAATTGGATTCATGATCTTGACTCCTTTCAGAATAACACGTTATAATTGTGACATATCATCATAATAACAGATATCCAATATCGAACAAGTACGATTATTTTCTATTCTAAGTATTCAAATAGATACTATACATACTATAGATACTATGGACACTAACCATGATATTACAAGAAGTGGAGCAAAAAAATGGAACAAGAAATCAATTTGTTTGGCAAATGTCCGTACTTTACCGCCCAAAAAATTTTTTCCGGAAAATGGTCCATTCTGATTATTAACCATCTCAGAGAAAAGACCCATCGCTTTGGTGAATTGCAGCGCAAGATCCCGGGTATCACCCAGGCCACACTGACCAAACAGTTGAGATTTCTCGAAGAGTTCGGTATGATTGACCGCTATGTT from Dehalobacter sp. carries:
- a CDS encoding pyridoxamine 5'-phosphate oxidase family protein; the encoded protein is MNPIAQFLADAKTFYLATVDGDQPHVRPFGAVAEYDGKTYICTNNQKNVFAQLLKNPKVEISGMVGDKWIRLVGEVAVDPRPEAREAMFEANPSLRNMYKCDDGLCEVLYFTQAAAAIYSFTADPVEITF
- a CDS encoding helix-turn-helix transcriptional regulator — translated: MEQEINLFGKCPYFTAQKIFSGKWSILIINHLREKTHRFGELQRKIPGITQATLTKQLRFLEEFGMIDRYVYPEVPPKVEYSLSKIGQEFIPVLEQFEIFGNKFIAQMSEYNGHFTGSLSKPSV